From the genome of Streptomyces sp. NBC_01116, one region includes:
- the afsQ1 gene encoding two-component system response regulator AfsQ1, with protein sequence MPFLLLIEDDDAIRTALELSLSRQGHRVATAATGEDGLELLREQRPDLVVLDVMLPGIDGFEVCRRIRRTDQLPIILLTARSDDIDVVVGLESGADDYVVKPVQGRVLDARIRAVLRRGERESTDSATFGNVVIDRSAMTVTKDGEDLQLTPTELRLLLELSRRPGQALSRQQLLRLVWEHDYLGDSRLVDACVQRLRAKVEDVPSSPTLIRTVRGVGYRLDSPQ encoded by the coding sequence GTGCCTTTCCTGTTGCTGATCGAGGACGACGACGCCATCCGCACGGCCCTCGAACTCTCGTTGTCACGCCAGGGCCACCGTGTGGCCACCGCGGCGACGGGAGAGGACGGCCTGGAACTGCTGCGTGAGCAGCGGCCCGACCTGGTCGTGCTGGATGTGATGCTGCCCGGGATCGACGGTTTCGAGGTGTGCCGGCGTATCCGCCGCACCGACCAGCTGCCGATCATTCTGCTGACCGCGCGCAGCGACGACATCGACGTCGTGGTGGGACTGGAGTCCGGCGCGGACGACTATGTGGTGAAACCCGTCCAGGGCCGGGTGCTGGACGCCCGGATCCGGGCGGTGCTGCGCCGCGGGGAGCGCGAGTCGACCGACTCGGCGACCTTCGGCAACGTGGTGATCGACCGCTCCGCCATGACCGTCACCAAGGACGGCGAGGACCTCCAGCTCACGCCGACCGAGCTGCGGCTCCTGCTGGAGCTGAGCCGCCGGCCCGGCCAGGCCCTGTCCCGGCAGCAGTTGCTGCGCCTGGTGTGGGAGCACGACTACCTGGGCGACTCCCGTCTGGTGGACGCCTGTGTGCAGCGGCTGCGCGCGAAGGTGGAGGACGTGCCGTCCTCGCCGACCCTGATCCGTACGGTGCGGGGCGTGGGCTACCGGCTGGACTCGCCTCAGTGA
- a CDS encoding SigE family RNA polymerase sigma factor, whose translation MNALHSTGSSAVVTRLHDVGRSTEKSGATNVRGCVRSAGRQHQTAAEQVRMPYMAVVDAPKGAASAYGEAAGDRTARTGDADAEAAFTAYVQERRASLYATAYHLTGDRFEAEDLLQSALFSTYRAWDRISDKAAVGGYLRRTMTNLHISAWRRRKLNEYPTEELPETVGDTDAMRGTELRAVLWQALARLPELQRTMLVLRYYEGRTDPEIASILDISVGTVKSSIWRSLRRLREDEVLSFGRDEQESFGELVA comes from the coding sequence ATGAACGCACTGCACAGCACCGGCTCAAGCGCGGTTGTCACGCGTCTCCACGACGTCGGGCGGAGCACGGAGAAGTCCGGCGCCACGAATGTACGGGGGTGTGTTCGGAGCGCCGGGCGTCAGCACCAGACGGCGGCGGAGCAGGTGCGCATGCCGTACATGGCGGTGGTCGACGCGCCCAAGGGTGCGGCGAGCGCGTACGGGGAGGCCGCGGGGGACCGCACGGCCAGGACGGGGGACGCGGACGCCGAAGCGGCGTTCACGGCCTACGTCCAGGAGCGACGGGCCTCCCTGTACGCGACCGCCTACCACCTGACCGGTGACCGGTTCGAGGCCGAGGACCTGCTGCAGAGCGCCCTCTTCTCGACGTACCGGGCGTGGGACCGGATCAGCGACAAGGCGGCGGTCGGCGGCTATCTGCGCCGCACCATGACCAATCTGCACATCAGCGCCTGGCGCAGGCGCAAGCTCAACGAATACCCGACCGAGGAGCTGCCGGAGACGGTGGGCGACACGGACGCGATGCGCGGCACGGAGCTGCGGGCGGTGCTCTGGCAGGCGCTCGCCCGGCTGCCCGAACTCCAGCGCACGATGCTGGTCCTGCGGTACTACGAGGGCCGCACCGACCCGGAGATCGCGTCGATCCTCGACATCAGTGTCGGCACGGTGAAGTCCAGCATCTGGCGCTCCCTGCGCCGGCTGCGCGAGGACGAGGTCCTCAGCTTCGGACGTGACGAGCAGGAGTCCTTCGGCGAGTTGGTGGCCTGA
- a CDS encoding ATP-binding protein, which yields MTETAKRSLRAGLRWTSLRLRLVVVFALVALTAAVSASGIAYWLNREAVLTRTQDTALDDFRRQMQETAAGLPTRPTKDDLQRAAGEMASSSPGYSVLLVAERERGKPIVGYSDLDSFTRADVPDSLQEQVARKQPLTSSNEHEYHLFWQRTSIAGTPYLVAGTRIIGGGPTGYMLKSLDQERQDLNSLAWSLGIATALALVGSALLAQAAATTVLRPVQRLGDAARKLGEGKLDTRLEVSGTDELADLSRTFNRTAGSLEKKVADMSAREEASRRFVADMSHELRTPLTAITAVAEVLEDEADTLDPMIAPAVHLVVSETRRLNDLVENLMEVTRFDAGTARLVLDTVDVADQVTACIDARAWLDAVDLDAERGMMVRLDPRRLDVILANLIGNALKHGGSPVGVRVRTEGEELVIDVRDHGPGIPEDVLPHVFDRFYKASASRPRSEGSGLGLSIAMENAHIHGGDITAANSPDGGAVFELRLPRDAEKLAHHDEPGADAPDENGAT from the coding sequence GTGACCGAAACCGCCAAGCGGTCCCTGCGCGCCGGTCTGCGCTGGACCAGTCTGCGGCTGCGCCTGGTCGTGGTGTTCGCGCTGGTGGCGCTGACGGCCGCGGTCTCCGCTTCGGGGATCGCGTACTGGCTCAACCGCGAGGCCGTGCTGACGCGTACGCAGGACACCGCGCTCGACGACTTCCGGCGGCAGATGCAGGAGACCGCGGCGGGGCTGCCGACGCGCCCCACCAAGGACGACCTCCAGCGGGCCGCCGGGGAGATGGCGTCCAGCAGTCCGGGCTACAGCGTGCTGCTGGTGGCCGAGCGCGAGCGCGGCAAGCCGATCGTGGGCTACTCCGACCTGGACAGCTTCACCCGGGCCGACGTGCCGGACTCGCTCCAGGAGCAGGTGGCCCGCAAGCAGCCGCTGACGTCGAGCAACGAGCACGAGTACCACCTGTTCTGGCAGCGGACGAGCATCGCGGGCACGCCGTACCTGGTCGCCGGTACGCGGATCATCGGCGGCGGCCCGACCGGTTACATGCTCAAGTCCCTCGACCAGGAACGGCAGGACCTCAACTCACTGGCCTGGTCGCTGGGGATCGCCACCGCTCTCGCGCTGGTCGGCTCGGCGCTGCTCGCGCAGGCCGCCGCGACGACGGTGCTGCGTCCGGTGCAGCGGCTCGGCGACGCGGCCCGCAAGCTCGGCGAGGGCAAGCTCGACACCCGGCTGGAGGTGTCGGGCACCGACGAACTCGCCGATCTCTCCCGTACGTTCAACAGAACGGCCGGCTCACTGGAGAAGAAGGTCGCGGACATGAGCGCGCGGGAGGAGGCGAGCCGCCGGTTCGTCGCCGACATGTCGCACGAGCTGCGCACCCCGCTGACCGCGATCACCGCGGTGGCCGAGGTGCTGGAGGACGAGGCGGACACCCTCGACCCGATGATCGCGCCCGCGGTGCATCTGGTGGTCAGCGAGACCCGGCGGCTGAACGACCTGGTGGAGAACCTGATGGAGGTGACCCGCTTCGACGCGGGCACGGCCCGGCTGGTTCTGGACACGGTCGACGTGGCCGACCAGGTGACGGCGTGCATCGACGCGCGGGCCTGGCTGGACGCGGTGGACCTGGACGCGGAGCGCGGCATGATGGTCCGGCTCGATCCGCGCCGGCTGGACGTGATCCTGGCCAATCTGATCGGCAACGCCCTCAAGCACGGGGGTTCGCCGGTGGGCGTACGGGTGCGGACCGAGGGCGAGGAGCTGGTCATCGACGTACGGGACCACGGTCCGGGCATCCCCGAGGACGTGTTGCCGCACGTCTTCGACCGGTTCTACAAGGCCAGCGCCTCCCGGCCGCGGTCGGAGGGCAGCGGGCTCGGCCTCTCCATCGCCATGGAGAACGCGCACATCCACGGCGGTGACATCACGGCGGCGAACTCGCCGGACGGCGGCGCCGTCTTCGAACTGCGGCTGCCGCGCGACGCCGAGAAGCTCGCGCACCACGACGAACCGGGGGCGGACGCCCCGGACGAGAACGGGGCGACGTGA